One region of Bubalus kerabau isolate K-KA32 ecotype Philippines breed swamp buffalo chromosome 6, PCC_UOA_SB_1v2, whole genome shotgun sequence genomic DNA includes:
- the POGK gene encoding pogo transposable element with KRAB domain, which produces MASTACPLNLTLKEEEEEEEIQSRELEDGPTDMQKVRICSEGGWVPALFDEVAIYFSDEEWEVLTEQQKALYREVMRMNYETVLSLEFPFPKPDMITRLEKEEESQNSDEWQLQGGTFAEKEESDMKPPDWAGPMNAASQLPQAQHLDGFGLRLPRDITELPEWGEGYPFYMAMGFPGYDLSADDLAGKFQFSRGMRRSYDAGFKLMVVEYAESTNNCQAAKQFGVLEKNVRDWRKVKPQLQNAHAMRRAFRGPKNGRFALVDQRVAEYVRYMQAKGDPITREAMQLKALEIAQEMNIPEKGFKASLGWCRRMMRRYDLSLRHKVPVPQQLPEDLTEKLVTYQRSILALRRAHDYQVAQMGNADETPICLEVPSRVTVDNQGEKPVLVKTPGREKLKITAMLGVLADGRKLPPYIILRGTYIPPGKFPSGMEIRCHRYGWMTEDLMQDWLEVVWRRRTGAVPKQRGLLILNGFRGHATDSVKSSMESMNTDMVIIPGGLTSQLQVLDVVVYKPLNDSVRAQYSNWLLAGNLALSPTGNAKKPPLGLFLEWVMVAWNSISSESIVQGFKKCHISSNLEDEDDVLWEIESELPGGGEPPKECDTESLTESH; this is translated from the exons ATGGCATCCACAGCCTGCCCTCTCAATTTGACcctgaaggaagaggaagaagaagaagagattcAGAGCCGGGAACTAGAGGATGGCCCCACAGATATGCAAAAAGTCCGAATCTGCTCAGAGGGTGGATGG GTGCCAGCCCTATTCGATGAGGTGGCCATATATTTTTCCGATGAGGAGTGGGAAGTTTTGACGGAGCAACAAAAGGCTCTCTACCGGGAGGTCATGAGGATGAATTATGAAACTGTCCTGTCTCTGG AATTCCCATTCCCTAAGCCTGACATGATCACTCGGTTGGAAAAGGAGGAGGAGTCTCAGAATTCTGACGAATGGCAGCTCCAAGGAGGAACCTTTGCAG AAAAGGAAGAATCCGACATGAAGCCCCCAGATTGGGCGGGCCCGATGAACGCAGCCTCGCAGCTTCCCCAGGCTCAGCACCTGGATGGCTTTGGCCTCCGTCTGCCTCGGGACATCACAGAGCTGCCCGAGTGGGGCGAGGGGTACCCTTTCTACATGGCCATGGGCTTCCCCGGGTATGACCTCTCGGCCGACGACCTGGCCGGGAAGTTTCAGTTCAGCCGGGGCATGCGCCGCAGTTACGACGCAGGATTCAAGTTAATGGTGGTGGAGTACGCCGAGAGCACCAACAACTGCCAGGCGGCCAAGCAGTTTGGGGTGCTGGAGAAAAACGTCCGCGACTGGCGCAAAGTGAAGCCGCAGCTGCAGAACGCCCACGCCATGCGGCGTGCCTTCCGCGGCCCCAAGAACGGGCGCTTCGCCCTGGTGGACCAGCGCGTGGCCGAATATGTGCGATACATGCAGGCCAAAGGGGACCCCATCACCAGGGAGGCTATGCAGCTGAAAGCTCTGGAGATCGCCCAGGAGATGAACATTCCAGAGAAAGGGTTCAAGGCTAGCTTGGGTTGGTGTCGAAGAATGATGCGGAGGTATGACTTGTCACTGCGACATAAGGTGCCCGTGCCCCAGCAGCTGCCCGAAGACCTGACCGAGAAGCTTGTCACCTACCAGCGGAGCATCCTGGCTCTGCGCAGGGCACATGactaccaggtggctcagatgggaaacgCAGACGAGACGCCAATTTGCTTAGAGGTGCCCTCGAGGGTGACTGTGGACAACCAGGGGGAAAAGCCTGTCTTGGTCAAGACGCCAGGGAGGGAGAAACTGAAAATCACAGCCATGCTTGGTGTCTTGGCTGATGGGAGGAAGTTACCTCCATATATCATTCTGAGGGGCACGTACATcccccctgggaagttcccgagTGGCATGGAAATCCGCTGCCACCGGTATGGATGGATGACGGAGGATCTGATGCAGGACTGGCTAGAGGTGGTGTGGAGGCGGAGGACGGGCGCGGTGCCCAAGCAGCGAGGGCTGCTGATCCTGAACGGCTTCCGGGGCCACGCCACCGACTCAGTGAAGAGCTCCATGGAGAGCATGAACACCGACATGGTCATCATCCCGGGGGGCTTGACCTCACAGCTGCAGGTGTTGGATGTGGTGGTCTACAAACCGCTGAATGACAGTGTCCGGGCCCAGTATTCCAACTGGCTCCTGGCGGGCAACCTGGCGCTGAGCCCCACCGGGAACGCCAAGAAGCCGCCGCTGGGCCTTTTTCTGGAGTGGGTCATGGTGGCATGGAATAGCATCTCGAGCGAGTCCATCGTCCAAGGGTTCAAGAAGTGCCACATCTCCAGCAACCTGGAGGATGAGGATGACGTGCTGTGGGAAATCGAGAGCGAGCTGCCAGGCGGAGGGGAACCACCCAAGGAGTGTGACACTGAGAGCCTGACGGAGAGCCACTGA